ATGGAGTCCTGGCCCCTGCCTGGCTTCCAAGGTGTAGTGAGGCATGCTTCCTGCATTCTCTCCCTTCAGTGAAGCCTGACCCGGGAATGGGGGCTACAGGCAGAAAGCAATATGGGCCGGAAGCCTTGGCTGAATCCACCAGGCACAGGAACTGGGTTCAGTGCGGCAGCCAAATACTTGTCCCACTTAACCTTTTTCTTCAGAGTTATCAGCCGTACTCACTGTAAAGGCTTTGAAAGTTACACAGTTTATGTGTTAAGATTTTACAAATAGTTAAAACTTTTCAAGTTTCGATCAAAAAAGCATATATCCCAACATATTCTGATTCAAAAGCATTAATTcttacacaataaataaatatttttaaaacagaaacatgcaGTTAGGGCAAGGGACTTAATAAGACTTTTTATATTGAATCTAACATGCTGCGTTAGTTCCCAATACATTTCTTGCCTAACAAAAATGGAGGTGTTCTCCCACCAAAAAAGACAGAATTCTAACATccttgtgctattttttttttgtccttgtgCTATTTTGTTGCATGTGAGGCTAACCTTGCCATAGTTCGCTTATTTATTAACACTTATAATCCACAGCCAAATCCACTTGATTTttccaaaacaacagaaaattaaaacacacacacacacacacacacactcaattgTGTGGCTTTGAAGTCTTATAATATGGTGGATTTaacattcaaaacattttatgaaggaaaaaataaaaatgaagtgttaTTTCAATCGATGAATCCACAATTCTTGGCCTCTCACTGGCAAGCTGCAAGATGTCCTTGAATAAGATCCTGAACACGGGACAGAATAATCTCATTAGAACTGCTGCAATTTTCTGGACCATAGGGCGGGTCTATAGTCAGAACCCCAGCCACACACAGAGTCCTTTGTGAATCTCCCTGTTCTGTGATGGGGATGTGGTTCTTCTCGAGCCATTTCTTTAGGctattccttctcttctccagatcCTCAGGGCTGTAGGCCTTGCAGTCTCCAGAAGTGAACAAATGCATCAGCTTCTCTCTGACTCTGTGGTCCCCTTCGTTCACAGTTTCAACGGTCTGCACAGCATGGCCCATAATTCCAGTCACAGACATGCTGCCATCTTCCAGGAAGTTCACAAGGACAATACTTGGGCAGAAAAGTTAAGTTCAGCGCagatttgcaaaagaaaaatataaaggccCATAGAACTACAAAAGAAGCAATGGAATAAAGAGGCATCGCCAGCCCCAACAGGCAATTATAAATCGGGAATAAGAACTTCCCTGTTTAAAAATAAtcccctcggggcgcctgggtggctcagtgggttaagccgctgccttcagctcaggtcatgatctcagggtcctgggatcgagtcccgcatcgggctctctgctcagcagggggcctgcttccctctctctctctctctgcctgcctctccgtctacttgtgatctctctctgtcaaattaataaataaaatctttaaaaaaaaaaaaaaaaaaaataatcccctCACCACCAAATGTTTGTACTCATTCAGTAAGTATTCACTGAGGGTCCTACACGTCTAAACTCTTTTGTCTAGCCTAAAGCCTATCATTGCGGGATGCAGTTAAAGCACTGAAATGTTTTGAATGGCTTAAATGtgtattggaaaggaagaaagggtacAGACTTAATTTTCGAGTTAAACAACGGAATAACCTGGCTTCAAAGCAGaccaaagaaaataacaaagcacacaattaatgaaatagaatataaaagCGTTAATAACGTGATCATCAAAGCCAAATGTTGgtcataaaaaaaatatatatataagaattcacaaaactcggggcgcctgggtggctcagtgggttaagccgctgcctttggctcaggtcatgatctcagggtcctgggatcgagtcccacatcgggctctctgctcggcggggaacctgcttcct
This genomic interval from Mustela lutreola isolate mMusLut2 chromosome 9, mMusLut2.pri, whole genome shotgun sequence contains the following:
- the GEMIN6 gene encoding gem-associated protein 6; translated protein: MNEWMRKGPLEWQDYTYKEVKVTASEKEYKGWVLTTDPVSANIVLVNFLEDGSMSVTGIMGHAVQTVETVNEGDHRVREKLMHLFTSGDCKAYSPEDLEKRRNSLKKWLEKNHIPITEQGDSQRTLCVAGVLTIDPPYGPENCSSSNEIILSRVQDLIQGHLAACQ